In Nymphalis io chromosome 30, ilAglIoxx1.1, whole genome shotgun sequence, the genomic stretch TTTATGAAATTACTGACGAAAAGGATATAAAATGTGATATTTGGCATCGAATTGGTTTAACACACCTTACAATAACAATGTCTATTGAAACGCTGACACATAAAGTAAAAGGTCGTAAGttacacacaaaataaaaaacagaatcGTATATTCGTCGATACTTCCCCGACAAATATATGAcagaaaataaagttatttttcttaGGGTTTTAGGTACTTTATTTTTCGAGCCGTCTGTagtttttattctaattattaattagtgtTATTTTTCTACAtcgaataaagaaatataaatttgaactgttttattaataaaaacaatgttgcCATATAACagcagatatataatattataatgcaaaagtGAATCGACTGCTCAAtcgatcgtcatgaaattttatattatacattttatcaaaGTACAGAGATAGATATGGGTAtctaacaccccccccccccctctctCTCgtttctatgtatgtatatatgtatatgttcaaTCAAATCTAAAGGTTTCATGGTCACAGAGTTCAGATAATTTTACAAACGAACTTTTGCACTAACAGGAAATCAAAACTTTAACCTTCAAGGGGTCCTAGTCACTAAGATACGtacaaatattatcaaaaatagttcatttttgataatatttgtatatgttgaTATTAACCtaaatacacttataataattgatagaaaacaaaaacgttttataatttatattttcaacaatttCCCAGCCTCCTCCATACCTTTACAATTTGATCTAATGTTGCcacgtgaaaatattttttattaattatctttaatcgATTAAAAGTGCACGAAAGTAACAATTGTagtaatctttttaaaattcgactctagtttacaataaaatttatacatttaatacaaaatataaacagaaCAAAACAATCCATAATTTTAAACCTCTCATTCcgtaattttaaaatcagatAAAGAATGCCTTTTGTTTTCGTTGacattattaaaacttataataacgATTTTAATTGACCAACTATTGTTAATGTAGATTTAGCAGTTGTTCAGTTAAGCAATGATCTCTTTCTGTAAACAtagatttaacattcgaaagaataagacagCACTGTTTAACTTGTCactcacaaaaaatatatatatgtaaagctgttaatgaaatgtattaaattttagggCAATTTTTGTCGCTTCATTTGAGAGACAAAGTCCAAATCGCTTAATCATTTGATCGAGTAAAATTCCCCAGTTTTAACTTGTTTAGCGGGTTGGCAAAAAGCAAGTTTACTATTTACAAATCGctggttattatattttagaaacgattcgttttgccTACGGATAACAAGGcagtagtttaattaaataataaataatactattccATTCGTAAGAAAAACGAATCGCTTTCCTTTTTAATATAGTAACTGGGCGTTGTTCAGTCACTTGATAaagttataattgtaaataagacttttttttttatatattgaaaatgtgttttacaaaataaactgtAATGGTAATTTAGCATAGACTAATCCAATGGCAAATGTgaaaataaacaacttcgacGTTGATATGACGTCACACCATTGGTTGAGATTTAAATGTGTGGTGTTCATTGCGGATTTGTGAACTTTGAAAGTAAAGTTCAAGTTGATACAAGTGGTTATgtagtatattgttttattataaactgaaatttattaatcaagaactgttcgTAGTGCTTAATaaagcagagctattagcaaatcgcatggaatcagTAAATCTATGGATTATTTTTCTTTCTGCCATTGGAATAAGATAAAAAACATCACATAAcactaaatacattaataaccTTCCAtaccttaaaaaaacaattacaatattccATACATCctactttatttataagaaaaattatatttacttaatatattttaacaaaaaaaaaacgaacttaACCTTAAAACACTGTAATttgacatatataatttttttaattttgacaatCATTGATCgcgataaaagttaaaaaaaaaaacaacacatttattactaataataatttgatacatgtttttttttttcatatacatttaacaactatgtttactataaacagccgttcgatttttaaatttacaattatcaATAAACATTACCGAGTAACAAATTTTGTTTGGCTCCAAATTATCCACTAATTAAACTCATTTTacgtaaaatgtataattacatattaagaaGTAATGGTATGTGTTTAAAATACACTTAACAGAATGTATTGTTTATGATTTTGACATTACTTAAAAACTGTTTCACcgacttaattaaatattataattaaaagcctTACATTTGTAAACGAATAAAATACCATAAAGTAACTCAAAAGTTCTATGTTAACCTATCACGAGGTCCAAAAATaggtaataatatgttttacataattCAACGTAATACAGAAAAAACCAGTCGAttcattatatcaatatatacaaagacatataattatattttcagtatTAATATGTTACAACCCTCTTCTTGTTCTTTGACTTCGTATTCAAAATCAACTTTAGGTTTGTCAAAACTAAGTCTGGTCGCTTTATCTGATTCAATTTTTTTAGCTTCTATTTTAACAGGTGACTTCGGTGATAAATTAGGTTTAAATTGCcctattttagttttaacaaCCGGTCGACCAAGTCTGCTGCGTGTCCTTATGTCTGCCTCTTTTGAAGGGAAGTTTTTTACAACGAAATCCTTGTACGAATCATTGAAGGAAGACGGTGATTGATTCAGATCTTTCAATTGTTTCATCGGTTTCTGTTCTGCATCGTTGGTTttgattttatctattttttctgttttactatcctctttatttaatttattaatagcgtCTAAGTCGTTTGCTAATGaaaacgaatttaaaattttcggtGATGACGTGTCATTGTCTATTTCTTCGTTAActatgtctaattttatttttttaatatctgtaGCACTTTcgattttatcattatttttccgCTTGCCAGTGTTCAGATTATTCTCTTCGAGTGCTTTTGTTATCTGTGAGTCGTTCATCGTTTGACTTACATTATGAACATCTAGTGCATTACTGTCATCGACTTCTTCATCGTAATTGGTCAAAATTGATGTCATATCTAATGCTTTACCTACAAGAACTTTCAAAGTTGTTACATTTATCTTAGCGGCATCGACTACTATACCCTCCATTAAatttttgaattgtaaatacATGTCATTGTCGtcactttttaattttggtaGACTGTTATATTCCTCGGAACGTTTCAAAAATGAAGTTattgaatactttttatatttatccgaTAGCGTATAATCTATGAAGTTGTGTTTAAAGTGTTGTTTGTAGAAATGTACTTGAATACCTTTTGAGAATTCTTGTATGACAATTGTCGATGGGCAGAAATATGtactatttgttttttcattGTTTTCGTTGACCGAATTGCAATGGTAATACTTTTTCGAGTCATATTTGTCAAGGATCGCGTAACTGGCGTTCGTTTGAACCTCCATTTCCGTTTTCCATTTTGTGAATTCTGAAAATAATTAAGGAATTTTTAATTCGATAGGGCCTGACCCTCTGAGAAGATACCACTCTTTTATcacttattctttttttttttttttctcgctggaaaaacacttatgtgtttcccccacatgaggtgggggggtatgtgggactcgccggcgctgaaggcgccggaatacccactaaaaaaccagcggtacccactccgtcttgtcgggggacgtcacgggatcgcttgctcATACTACCGTGtttatcacttattctaccgtcaagcattaatacttaatattcttttataccTACAAGAGAtctaacattttaatttccaaggtttgtggtgttaatatttctcacataaCAAATGTATGTGGGCGGTGATTATCACACATAGACATTTGCAATAATATCCAACtacgtatttaataatttaaaaaaattattgtacaaAGTGAATACCTACAAACTTGGACTATTAGATGTCAAGAAGTTGAAACGACTATTTCCAATGGTACTTGGTACTTTGCAAACTtggaattttaaatgtattatctcGTTTTGTTGAAACAtagttatacaaaatataaatatttggtacTTAGCTAACTACCAAATGATGAGCAGGTGACCCCACGCATACAGGCTAGT encodes the following:
- the LOC126779949 gene encoding uncharacterized protein LOC126779949 — translated: MGAKTAVKLRNRGAAYKCDLCGRKLMTPDALVVHQRTAHNIITRRTKPKQIIKPMKSSKVEVKEKPVKKTLTPLKSTSKISDKKVKEADKNESITDEEIPESKPVKKKKTVEFECPKCFRVFLTYFPALKHIQKYHCVNRQGTKVPPNSPSLIQPVRIELCLKCKRKVKSIQTHICDDTVKEKSEGQVFICKACEEWFPNLKSFDTHVLCLHGNEVESMFFPTNVEFTKWKTEMEVQTNASYAILDKYDSKKYYHCNSVNENNEKTNSTYFCPSTIVIQEFSKGIQVHFYKQHFKHNFIDYTLSDKYKKYSITSFLKRSEEYNSLPKLKSDDNDMYLQFKNLMEGIVVDAAKINVTTLKVLVGKALDMTSILTNYDEEVDDSNALDVHNVSQTMNDSQITKALEENNLNTGKRKNNDKIESATDIKKIKLDIVNEEIDNDTSSPKILNSFSLANDLDAINKLNKEDSKTEKIDKIKTNDAEQKPMKQLKDLNQSPSSFNDSYKDFVVKNFPSKEADIRTRSRLGRPVVKTKIGQFKPNLSPKSPVKIEAKKIESDKATRLSFDKPKVDFEYEVKEQEEGCNILILKI